From a region of the Mytilus galloprovincialis chromosome 3, xbMytGall1.hap1.1, whole genome shotgun sequence genome:
- the LOC143067278 gene encoding neuronal cell adhesion molecule-like, translated as MQITMSNSSNNIYANEGSEIEVGCEVDCGNPPGTLDWVRDEYIVLKTKTCHNTTFISTRIKSSRSDHMTTLTCIANNSYDQLEMNITIYLNLLPQVHMRAEPSSVFEEESKLTIFCITETNTFPVNIQWLFEGNIIQEENSDVLYIDKVNRNQFGQYSCRATNRVGSGQANINITVRYKPYLQKNESNPKLFKAVINYPTHVDVMIQSFPRPECSWTDTNGGKLAIIKVAEIRADVFAVSSTIMLQKESQFGLYGIRARNLYGSIDIKINLVSRVVSIHPLNISCNVSSTIELECFLTINDSSNWKSLWLHSIKGNKLEERPGITLGNKSTLTIAFCDYRDIGDYTCTWSSKNKIYSSTHQATVAVFGSPILASRNVYRQTGESVLLRVKFYSVPEPISIVWLENDKRLHLNRSSLMRTIVAFKISNTEVIVDGFSSNLLLEEPISYDNQFSCQVTNEYGYMDVLFEERMLIGSIKDGNTITKIVQTTTLSKSNTSSLKPAGYTDEPTHTSTGTLTNDQIYIVICGVVLVILFIVVTVFIKNQIRINQIHKRADRQTVVPVVSLQYQERERSSDLPDVPQRNIENPEYEEIHSIPIEVETEEYLTPEHDSSKSGSDSSIERQYLELGPPHTYEEISLSRRELHVYSTGGDMHE; from the exons ATGCAGATAACCATGTCGAATTCTTCCAATAATATTTACGCAAACGAAGGCTCAGAAATTGAAGTAGGATGTGAAGTTGATTGTGGTAATCCACCAGGGACATTAGACTGGGTGCGAGATGAATATATTGTATTAAAAACTAAGACATGCCACAATACAACTTTCATATCTACGAGGATAAAGAGTAGCCGGTCAGATCACATGACAACTCTAACATGTATTGCAAATAATAGTTATGATCAGCTTGAGATGAACATAACAATTTATTTGAACT TGTTGCCCCAGGTACATATGAGAGCCGAACCTTCATCGGTGTTCGAGGAAGAGTCGAAGCTTACTATATTTTGTATTACTGAAACAAACACCTTCCCTGTAAACATACAATGGCTGTTTGAGGGAAATATTATTCAGGAAGAGAACAGTGATGTACTATATATAGATAAGGTTAACAGGAATCAATTTGGACAATACAGTTGCCGAGCAACGAATCGAGTTGGATCAGGCCAAGCAAACATTAATATCACAGTGAGAT ATAAACCATATCTGCAGAAAAATGAAAGCAACCCTAAATTGTTTAAAGCCGTTATTAATTATCCAACACATGTAGATGTAATGATTCAGAGCTTTCCTAGACCAGAATGCTCTTGGACGGACACTAATGGGGGAAAGCTTGCCATCATAAAAGTAGCAGAAATCAGGGCAGATGTATTTGCAGTTTCATCAACAATTATGCTTCAAAAAGAAAGTCAGTTTGGGTTATATGGGATAAGAGCAAGGAATCTATATGGTAGCATAGATATCAAAATAAATCTCGTCT ctcGGGTTGTCAGCATCCATCCATTAAATATCAGCTGTaatgtttcgtctacaatagaaCTTGAATGCTTTTTAACTATAAATGATTCATCCAATTGGAAAAGTCTGTGGCTACATTCGATTAAAGGCAACAAGCTAGAAGAACGACCCGGAATAACACTGGGAAACAAATCAACGTTGACAATAGCGTTCTGTGATTATCGAGACATTGGGGATTATACATGTACCTGGAGttcaaaaaataagatttattcATCAACACACCAAGCAACCGTTGCTGTTTTTG GATCTCCAATACTTGCATCTCGGAATGTATACCGTCAAACAGGAGAAAGTGTTTTGCTGAGAGTTAAGTTTTATTCAGTTCCGGAACCAATTTCCATAGTTTGGCTAGAAAACGATAAACGTCTTCATCTAAATAGAAGTTCCTTAATGAGGACAATCGTTGCTTTTAAAATATCCAACACAGAAGTAATCGTGGACGGATTTTCCAGCAATCTATTACTAGAAGAACCAATATCATATGATAACCAGTTCAGTTGTCAAGTTACAAATGAGTACGGATATATGGATGTTCTATTTGAAGAACGTATGTTGATAGGTTCTATTAAAGACGGAAACACCATCACCAAAATAGTTCAGACGACAACCTTATCAAAGAGCAACACAAGTTCATTAAAACCTGCTGGATATACAGACGAACCTACACATACATCAACTG GAACCCTGACCAATGACCAGATTTACATTGTGATTTGCGGTGTTGTTCTCGTTATTCTTTTTATTGTGGTGACAGTCTTCATTAAAAACCAAATACGAATTAATCAGATCCACAAGAGAGCAG aTCGACAGACAGTGGTGCCAGTGGTATCATTACAGTATCAAGAACGTGAAAG GTCTTCAGATTTACCAGACGTGCCTCAGCGAAACATTGAAAACCCCGAATATGAGGAAATCCACAGCATTCCTATCGAAGTAGAGACAGAAGAATATTTAACACCAGAACACGATAGCAGTAAAAGTGGCAGTGACTCGAGTATAGAAAGGCAATATTTAGAATTGGGTCCTCCACATACGTATGAAGAAATAAGTTTGTCAAGGAGAGAACTGCATGTTTATAGTACGGGTGGTGATATGCATGAATAG